The nucleotide window CAGCACGAAGCGCTTTTTCCCGCCACCGATGTTGAGCCCCTTGCGCTGGCCGATGGTGTAGCGGTCGATACCGTCGTGGTCACCGAGTACGGTGCCGTCGCGCTCGGCGATCACGCCGGCGGTAGCGGCTCCGGGCCGGCGGGCGCGGACGACATCGGTGTGGTTGCCGCTGGGGACGAAGCAGATTTCGACGCTGTCCGGCTTCTCCGCGACGCCCACCAAGCTCGCCTCGCGCGCGAACTGGCGGATCTGTGGCTTCGTGTACCCGCCCACCGGGAACAGCAGGTGCGGGAGCACCTCGCGCTTGATCCCGTGGAGCACGTAGCTCTGGTCCTTGTCGGCGTCAACGCCCTTGTGCAGTTCGCCGTTCCGCACCTGGGCGTAGTGCCCCGTGGCGATGAAGTCGGCGCCCAACTTCTGGCCGAACGTCCACAACTGGCCGAACTTCAGCCAGTTGTTGCACACCACGCACGGGTTCGGCGTGCGGCCCCGCACGTACTCGTCCGCGAAGTAATCGATGATGCGGTTGAACTCGCTCTCGAAGTCGAGCGCGTAGAACGGGATGTCGAGCTTGTCGGCCACGCGGCGCGCGTCGCCCGCGTCGATAGCTGAGCAGCAGCCCTTCTTGTTGTCGCGGCGCTCGTCGGGCTGGTCGTGGCCGTGCGTGCCGGTGCGCATGAACAGCCCGATCACCTCGTGGCCCTGCTTCTTCAGCAGGACCGCCGACGCCGAACTGTCGACCCCGCCGCTCATCGCCAACACGACACGCGCCATACGGCCCTCCTCCGTTCAGTATAGAGGCGGAAGAGGCGGGACGCGTTCACACCGGCGCGCGTCGTTTCCCGGTTCCGGTTACGGCGTGTCGTAGTACTCGAAGAACCCGATCATCATCTCGTCCCAGGTCTGGTCGCCCCAGGTCACCTTCTTGCCCGGGTTCGGGTTGA belongs to Gemmata obscuriglobus and includes:
- the mnmA gene encoding tRNA 2-thiouridine(34) synthase MnmA, whose amino-acid sequence is MARVVLAMSGGVDSSASAVLLKKQGHEVIGLFMRTGTHGHDQPDERRDNKKGCCSAIDAGDARRVADKLDIPFYALDFESEFNRIIDYFADEYVRGRTPNPCVVCNNWLKFGQLWTFGQKLGADFIATGHYAQVRNGELHKGVDADKDQSYVLHGIKREVLPHLLFPVGGYTKPQIRQFAREASLVGVAEKPDSVEICFVPSGNHTDVVRARRPGAATAGVIAERDGTVLGDHDGIDRYTIGQRKGLNIGGGKKRFVLELLAETNTVVVGDESDLLSSGLVASGMNWLIDPPTEPLTCVAKIRYRHAGVPATVTALPDGGAEVVFDAPQPAVTPGQALALYDGTRVLGGGWIELPTK